Proteins encoded together in one Miscanthus floridulus cultivar M001 chromosome 16, ASM1932011v1, whole genome shotgun sequence window:
- the LOC136513888 gene encoding pseudo histidine-containing phosphotransfer protein 2 — protein sequence MDYTNLRRQIISMKKSLFDQGYLDEQFNQLEELQDDSSPNFVEEVVALFFKDSSRLLTNIEQALEKYPQDFYRLDSLVHQFKGSGSSIGALRMKNECSMFKAHCNDRNLEGCRRSLQKMKREHATLKQKLETYFHLLRQVGPPERAVNSWK from the exons ATGGACTATACGAATTTGCGGCGCCAGATCATCTCCATGAAGAAAAGCCTCTTCGATCAG GGATACCTGGATGAGCAATTTAATCAGCTGGAAGAGCTGCAGGATGATTCAAGCCCCAATTTTGTTGAGGAAGTTGTGGCTTTGTTCTTCAAGGATTCATCAAGACTGCTGACGAACATAGAGCAAGCGCT TGAGAAGTACCCACAGGATTTCTACCGGTTGGATTCGCTGGTGCACCAGTTCAAAGGCAGTGGATCAAG CATTGGTGCACTGAGGATGAAGAATGAGTGCTCCATGTTTAAGGCCCACTGCAACGACAGGAATCTGGAAGG ATGCCGCCGGTCACTCCAGAAGATGAAGAGGGAGCATGCCACTCTGAAGCAGAAGCTGGAGACATATTTTCAT TTGCTGAGGCAAGTCGGTCCTCCAGAACGTGCGGTGAATTCATGGAAGTAA